In one Pseudomonadota bacterium genomic region, the following are encoded:
- a CDS encoding MvdD family ATP-grasp ribosomal peptide maturase — translation MSVLIITWTGENDSVRQVTRHLEADGLEVLRLDSDLYPEQVQISTAYGRAGSRCVVRTPQAEIDLAHVTALWYRRFRAGSRLPAALGDTREPSLQETRQTLWGTIATLDCFQLDPLHAVRRADYKELQTRLAIEVGLDVPRTLFTNDPQAVRAFYDELEGRVVTKMQSHFAVYRDGRDQVVFTNRVKPEDLEGLDGLRYCPMIFQEMVPKRLELRAVVVGRQVFTAAVDSQASAVTEVDWRRDGVGLIDRWQPYTLPPDVERALLALTEAFGLHYAAADFMVTPDGRYVFLEINASGEWFWLQESPGLPIARAMADLLREGSRGKCVT, via the coding sequence ATGAGCGTTCTCATCATCACCTGGACCGGAGAGAACGACAGCGTTCGTCAGGTGACGCGGCATCTCGAGGCCGATGGGCTCGAGGTGCTGCGTCTCGACAGCGATCTGTATCCGGAGCAGGTGCAGATCAGCACGGCCTATGGGCGCGCCGGAAGCCGCTGCGTCGTGCGGACGCCGCAGGCCGAGATCGACCTGGCCCACGTCACGGCGCTGTGGTACCGGCGCTTCCGCGCCGGAAGCCGGCTGCCGGCCGCGCTGGGCGACACGCGCGAGCCCTCCCTCCAAGAGACGCGCCAGACGCTCTGGGGCACCATCGCGACGCTCGACTGCTTCCAGCTCGATCCGCTGCACGCCGTGCGCCGGGCTGACTACAAGGAGCTTCAGACGCGCCTCGCCATCGAGGTGGGTCTCGATGTTCCCCGCACCCTCTTCACCAACGATCCCCAGGCGGTGCGCGCGTTCTACGATGAGCTCGAAGGGCGGGTGGTGACGAAGATGCAGTCGCACTTCGCCGTCTACCGCGATGGTCGCGATCAGGTCGTGTTCACCAATCGCGTGAAGCCGGAAGACCTCGAAGGGCTCGATGGTCTGCGCTACTGCCCCATGATCTTCCAGGAGATGGTGCCCAAGCGCCTCGAGCTTCGCGCCGTCGTGGTGGGACGGCAGGTCTTCACCGCGGCGGTCGACTCACAGGCCTCTGCGGTGACCGAGGTCGATTGGCGCCGGGACGGCGTGGGGCTCATCGACCGGTGGCAGCCCTACACCCTGCCGCCCGACGTCGAGCGCGCCCTGCTGGCCCTCACCGAGGCATTCGGCCTTCACTACGCCGCCGCAGATTTCATGGTGACGCCGGATGGCCGGTACGTCTTTCTCGAGATCAACGCGTCGGGCGAGTGGTTCTGGCTGCAGGAATCTCCTGGGCTGCCCATCGCCCGCGCCATGGCCGATCTGCTCAGAGAGGGTTCGCGGGGGAAGTGCGTGACCTAG